In the Malus domestica chromosome 16, GDT2T_hap1 genome, one interval contains:
- the LOC139193125 gene encoding uncharacterized protein: MGAESWWDHERRSLSEVDVIDWDVFKQLFQTRFVHPEYLDSKKNEFTDLRQGNMSATEYHRRFTDLSRYCPETAANPQEMFRLFKRGTCKKWRTIATSTLCATYQEFFEILLRIEDSKNAPDDEDVGGNVQRYNNRGRSSLGPRRAQNFKRNGNSSGSSSGGSNFNTPQREGRSAGGSHFQNQRNSSSSSVQFCRMCNTRHYGECKRGSRGCFTCGKIGYMKDDFVKTCSFE; this comes from the coding sequence ATGGGAGCAGAATCTTGGTGGGATCATGAGAGGAGATCCTTATCTGAAGTAGATGTTATAGATTGGGATGTTTTCAAACAGTTGTTTCAGACCAGATTTGTCCATCCTGAGTATTTGGATAGTAAGAAAAATGAGTTCACAGATCTGAGGCAGGGCAATATGTCAGCCACTGAGTATCATCGAAGGTTCACAGACTTATCTCGTTATTGCCCTGAGACTGCTGCTAATCCCCAAGAGATGTTTCGTTTGTTTAAGAGGGGAACTTGTAAGAAATGGCGTACTATAGCAACTTCTACTCTCTGTGCTACTTACCAAGAGTTCTTCGAGATCTTGCTTCGGATTGAAGATTCAAAGAATGCTCCTGACGATGAGGATGTTGGCGGGAATGTCCAGAGGTACAATAACAGGGGGCGATCATCACTTGGCCCGAGAAGggctcaaaattttaaaaggaaTGGAAACAGCTCTGGATCCTCGAGCGGGGGTTCTAACTTCAATACACCTCAGAGAGAAGGCAGGTCCGCTGGTGGTTCTCATTTTCAGAATCAAAGAAACTCCAGCAGTTCAAGTGTTCAGTTTTGTCGCATGTGTAACACCCGTCACTATGGCGAGTGTAAGAGAGGAAGCAGAGGATGTTTCACTTGTGGAAAAATAGGGTatatgaaggatgattttgtgaaaacatgttcatttgaataa